One genomic window of Punica granatum isolate Tunisia-2019 chromosome 1, ASM765513v2, whole genome shotgun sequence includes the following:
- the LOC116197223 gene encoding uncharacterized protein LOC116197223 — MGRRCEVAVICHDVKLLKERFNSGVSLSKSISFGQTSCILASSSSSINSSASSDRIPDYGETCKAPNDSSLESSIDGSSSRKESEDKNIAGAEQKELSDEGWELYEN; from the exons ATGGGCAGGAG ATGTGAGGTTGCAGTTATATGTCATGACGTGAAGCTGCTGAAGGAGAGATTCAACTCGGGTGTTTCTCTCAGCAAGTCTATTTCCTTTGGGCAAACAAGTTGCATCTTAGCATCCTCGAGCTCGTCCATCAATAGCAGTGCATCCTCAGATCGAATTCCTGATTATGGAGAGACCTGCAAAGCTCCAAATGATAGTAGCCTGGAATCGTCAATTGATGGTTCATCCTCACGAAAGGAATCAGAAGACAAGAACATCGCTGGAGCAGAGCAAAAAGAGCTATCGGATGAAGGGTGGGAGCTCTATGAGAATTGA